The Chamaesiphon minutus PCC 6605 DNA window CGCGATCTTTGAGCTGTTTGGCTGTGCCGCTGACGATGACGCTGCGCCAATGTAGCGGATCGTCAAATACTTCTTCGACCTGAAGACAAACCTCTGAGTTTCGATCGATCGCCTGGGTTTTCATCCCTTCAGTGGTAAACAGATAAATATGCGGATCTCGACCCGAATCATCGAGGTAATAATGCATCGGCATCACATAGGGTTTGCCTTCATAATTAAAACCCAAATGACCGTAACCAACTCGCATTAATACTTTGGCGATCTCATCCCGTCCCATTTCGTCGATATCTAACATAGTTATGCTCCTAACGTGTAAATGTTTGTAATTAAAACCATTTCGGCTCACAGAGATCGATTCCTCAGCTTTTGGATCGGTTAAAATTTCTCCAGTTTGCAGCCAGTTGGATAACAGCGGTGGTATTGCCACTCGATCGAGATAATCATGCAATTGTTGACCATCGAGAATTTCCCGTTCTAGTAATACTTGTGCCACCTCTTTTAGTAAGGTTTGATTGTGGGCGAGAATTGCGCCAGCGATGTGATGAGCATTGTCAATTAGGTGTTTAACCTCTCTGTCGATTTCAGACTCTACTTCAGGACTGAGAGGACGACGGGGATTGCCCCAGCCGCCGAGAAATTGACTAGCTGACCTGTCGAAGGCCATCGGCCCCAGTTGTTTGCTCATGCCATAAATCGTCACATAGCGATCGGCTAAATCGGTAGCTTTTTGGATATCATCGCTGGCTCCAGTCGAGACTTTGCCCATAATCAATTCTTCTGCCGATCGACCGCCCAATAACATCGCAATCTGACCGCGCAATTCATCTTCCACCATCAAAAACCGATCTTCTTGGGGCAGTTGTAGGGTATAGCCCAGCGCAGCTACCCCACGGGGGACGATCGAGATTTTTTCGATCGATCCCGATCCCGGCATCAGCGAACCGACGATCGCGTGACCGACTTCGTGGTAGGCTACTGTCTCTTTTTCGATCTCATTCAGGACGCGAGATTTCTTCTCTAGTCCGGTGAGGATGCGCTCGATCGCCTCTTCAAAGTCGGACATGGTAACGGCGACTCGATCGTGACGTGCCGCTAATAGAGCAGCTTCGTTGACCAAATTTGCCAGATCTGCACCTGCAAATCCCGGTGTGCGGGCGGCTAATTTGAGCAAATCCACATCGTTCGACATTTTGACATTGCGGGCGTGGACGAGCAAAATTGCCTGCCGACCGCTTTTATCTGGTCGATCGACGACGATCTGGCGATCGAACCGTCCGGGGCGCAGCAGGGCTGGATCGAGGACTTCGGGGCGGTTGGTTGCTGAGAGTAAAATCACGCCTGTATTAGACGCAAAACCATCCATTTCTGACAACAATTGGTTCAATGTTTGTTCGCGTTCGTCATTCCCACCCATCGGGGAATTAGCACTAGAGCGGGATTTGCCCAGCGCATCCAATTCATCGATAAACACGATACAGGGAGCCTGCTGTTTGGCTTGCTCGAATAGTCCCCGCACTCTGGCCGCACCCACACCGACAAACATTTCGATAAATTCCGAGCCAGAAATACTAAAGAATGGCACCCCAGCTTCGCCCGCGATCGCTTTTGCCAACAGGGTTTTACCCGTCCCTGGCGGGCCTACCAAGAGTACCCCTTTGGGGATTTTGGCTCCTAATTTCACATATTTATCGGCATGTTTGAGAAAATCGACAATTTCTTGTAGTTCGGCTTTGGCTTCATCGACCCCAGCCACATCCTCAAAAGTTACCCCAGTATCGCCTGCAACATAGGTTCTGGCATTACTATTACCCATGCCCAATAGTCCCATCCCACCTTGTTTATCGGGAGCGATAAATTTCGACCACAGCGAGATAAACAGGATGGGGAAGATTACCCAACTTAAAATCGACCAAATCCCTGATAGGGGACTAGGTACGGTCACTGAATACTCTACCTGATGGGTGCGGAGAATTTTAGCCAGTTCGGGATCTTCGGCTAGTTTTCTAGTGACAAATATCTTCTGAGGGGCAGGATTGCTAGATTTGGCACCGGGAGTTGGTTTTAACTCATACTGAATTTCTTGGTTATCGATAGTCGCCTTGACTACTTGCCCAGATTCTACCTGTTGAATAAATTCGCTATAAGGCTGACGTGGATAGCCTTGACCCGACCATGCCAGCACGATTAGCAGCCAAATTAGGAAGATAAAATTACCGGAAATTGGGAAGTTTGATGGGGCAGTTTTGCGCTTGTTGTCGATCGGCATAAGAACGACCTTCCTTGGCTACAGTGGGAGCTAACTTATACTGTAGGATTTAAATCCAAGGAACTTGTGAGGAAATTAGCGATTATCGTCTTCACAAGTTCCTCATCTCGATCTCCTAATCTCAAATTACAGAAATGAGTCAATAATTTATAACTTCAGTTTGAGGGTCGGAGGGTAATATGAATAATGAATCGATGCTATTTGTGACGATCGCTTGTTGGTTTATTTTGGTCGGTCTCTTCCTAACTGACAAATATATACTTAAAACACAAGCAGCATCTAAACTAGGCAATTATGCAGTAGCATTGCATCACACTTTCGATCTAGTAGCAGTAGTGTTGATGTTTAGTGGAGCCTATTTATTATTGCTGCATGGCAAAGCTTGGGTCGTAGTGGCATTTAGTATCGGTTTACTCTGGTCGGGGCTGCCGATTGCCATCAATTATGTAGTCGGGCATCAAGTATTTGAGGGCTACTGGGATGAAGCCGCTACAGAACATAACTTTATTTTGGATGGCAAGATTTGGTTGTCTGTAATTATCGCGCTGGTAATGACTTTGCTGGTGATGTCTTGGTCGTATTATAGTTAGCGATCGAGATCCACGCTCGTCGAGTATTCTACGGCGATCGATCTAGCTCAAATTAGGAGCTAATTCTAGGATAAGGCACTGATTTGTTGATGTTTTTCCTATTTTTCAGGACGATAATGCATCATCCATCGATAAGAAATGAGATTTATAATAAGACCAATTAGCACCAAAATTGTCATTAGTGCACTAATTTGGTTGGCGTAGTTTGATTTCATCGCTCGATGCCTATTGCAACTAGATCGGACTCGATCGCGAAAG harbors:
- a CDS encoding pyridoxamine 5'-phosphate oxidase family protein, with protein sequence MLDIDEMGRDEIAKVLMRVGYGHLGFNYEGKPYVMPMHYYLDDSGRDPHIYLFTTEGMKTQAIDRNSEVCLQVEEVFDDPLHWRSVIVSGTAKQLKDREEIERVREIVKQHNPTLSPAINRTWTDAWGRAQVVTIYQIEPSEMTGRTTDGVSSRQLIG